The following are encoded together in the Mammaliicoccus vitulinus genome:
- a CDS encoding Panacea domain-containing protein, whose product MTDIKPSKTFIIVQNLISKYQEITGNSLVGDEMRVHKLMYYIQKTSLTLTGETIIDEEFEGWVHGPVLPSLRGIFDFFVEDSSYKKNISVTEEYIIENTIYQYGKYATWALRNKSHEETSWKKSRVNLHENEKGQRKILIEDIIEDAKNSRIYDFQYDMYLDDFEDIDEGHFVSV is encoded by the coding sequence ATGACTGATATAAAACCAAGCAAAACTTTTATTATTGTTCAAAATCTAATCAGTAAATATCAAGAAATTACAGGTAATAGTCTAGTTGGCGATGAAATGAGAGTTCATAAATTAATGTATTATATACAAAAAACATCCTTGACTTTAACCGGAGAAACTATTATTGACGAAGAATTTGAAGGTTGGGTTCACGGTCCTGTACTCCCTTCATTACGTGGAATTTTTGACTTTTTTGTAGAGGATTCAAGTTATAAAAAAAATATATCTGTAACTGAAGAATATATAATAGAGAATACAATATATCAATATGGAAAATACGCAACTTGGGCGTTGAGAAATAAGTCTCATGAAGAGACATCCTGGAAAAAGAGTAGAGTGAATCTTCATGAAAATGAAAAGGGTCAAAGAAAAATATTGATTGAAGATATTATAGAAGATGCGAAAAATTCTAGAATTTATGATTTTCAATATGATATGTATTTAGATGATTTTGAAGATATTGATGAGGGGCATTTTGTAAGTGTGTAA
- a CDS encoding Fic family protein codes for MEYKSLKKLFHMFGKGNMESEYEMRKRHFSSYVTNIYINPIQDGKQLLNVKYPLFFSMNKNIVKKHERILLNSSRIKHLSANQPDIATNAYIKKLLINELQSTNETENIRSTKKEIAEALNNKSNKNKRFSGLVTQYLMIHYGKFELNTVSDIRNIYDEIVSDEIKKDAQPDGMMFRNGSIGVFDNSNNKWVHRNEYSETEIFEFLTKYIDFTKNFDSSELIKIMASHYMFEYLHPFYDGNGRIGRYLIARMLNDMLDPYTALSFSYSVNNNKSKYYRAFEETSNYFNKGELTIFIDEMLSLLIEGQENIIDTFEENVNTINKLKYTLNAKNMDKYESKILYILLQDKVFGSKYSRLSLKEVEDITGYSRGKINDVIREHNEKLIKLKSKPVVYEVTDKFMYELISEPIDDDEN; via the coding sequence ATGGAGTATAAATCACTAAAAAAGCTTTTTCATATGTTTGGGAAAGGAAATATGGAATCCGAATATGAAATGAGAAAAAGACATTTTTCTAGTTATGTAACAAACATATATATTAATCCAATTCAAGACGGAAAACAGTTACTTAATGTTAAATATCCCTTGTTTTTTTCAATGAATAAAAACATTGTGAAAAAGCATGAAAGAATATTATTGAATTCTTCTAGAATTAAACATTTATCAGCAAATCAACCGGATATAGCAACAAATGCTTATATCAAAAAATTATTAATAAACGAACTACAAAGTACAAATGAGACAGAAAATATTAGAAGTACTAAAAAAGAGATAGCTGAAGCGTTGAATAATAAAAGTAATAAAAACAAGAGATTTAGTGGTTTGGTTACTCAATATTTAATGATACACTACGGTAAGTTTGAGTTGAATACTGTTTCTGATATTAGAAATATTTACGACGAAATAGTTTCGGATGAAATCAAAAAAGATGCACAACCAGATGGTATGATGTTTAGAAATGGGAGTATAGGGGTTTTTGATAATTCAAATAATAAGTGGGTACATAGAAACGAATATAGTGAAACTGAAATTTTTGAATTTCTAACAAAGTATATAGATTTCACTAAAAACTTTGATTCATCTGAACTTATTAAAATTATGGCTAGTCACTATATGTTTGAGTATCTACACCCGTTTTACGATGGAAATGGCAGAATTGGAAGATATTTAATAGCGAGAATGCTAAATGATATGTTAGATCCATATACAGCTCTATCTTTTTCGTATTCAGTCAATAATAATAAATCGAAATATTATAGAGCTTTTGAAGAAACGTCTAATTATTTTAATAAAGGTGAACTTACAATATTCATAGATGAAATGTTAAGTTTGTTAATTGAAGGACAAGAAAATATAATAGATACATTTGAAGAAAATGTTAACACTATAAACAAACTAAAATATACATTGAATGCTAAAAACATGGATAAATATGAATCTAAAATACTATATATCTTATTACAAGATAAAGTTTTTGGTAGCAAGTATTCAAGACTTAGTTTAAAAGAAGTTGAAGATATTACAGGCTACTCTAGAGGGAAAATAAATGATGTTATTCGTGAACATAATGAAAAATTAATTAAATTAAAGAGTAAACCTGTAGTTTATGAAGTGACAGATAAATTTATGTATGAATTAATTTCTGAGCCGATTGATGACGATGAAAACTAA